Part of the Leptolyngbya sp. BL0902 genome, ATGGGTTGCAGTTCCTGGCCCAAGCTATCCAATAGGGCGATCATCTGCGCCATCTCAAGCCCTTGGCGGCTGGCCAACTGTTGCAGCGCCTCCACCACCGATCCGAGTTGATCCACACTGCCCTGCTGATGAGGGTTGTTGATGGCTGTCAACACATCAAAAAATAACGACATAGGCACTTTCTCCTTCGGCATCTCCCACGGGTACCATGCTACGGCTTCCAGCACCGCACCGCCTCAATAATTTGTAGGGGAATCAACGGTAGGGGAATCAACGGTAGGGCAATCGGCGATGCCATCTGCCCAAAACGGCATGGATCAGACCCTAGCCAACTCCTAACAGGCAGGCACTCGCACGGGGCTAGACTTGGCCAACACCTGCCACTGACCGCTCCCGGTTAGGTAGCCCACTTCGATCAGGTAATCTCGGTCGTCGATGGCGATGGGCAGGGTCAGGCTAGCTTGGGGAACCAGGTCTACTTCAAACTCTTGCACGCTATTGGGGCCAAGGGAGAATCCTCCAGGTAGCTCGGTTACATCATAGAGCCGTACGGTGAGTCGGCGTTTGCCTGTCCGCAGGTCGTTGACTTGGTCGGCAGACAGTTCCCAATCGGCCTCGGCACTGCGGCAGGTGGCCGCCGTGAGGGAAGCGCGGGCCGGGGCGCTACTGGTGCGGGGAATCGCGGCTGGCGCAACGCTGATGCTCACCTCCGTCAGGCCGGGGATGTGGCTAGCGTTGGGGGGCTGCGTGGGGTCTGGTGTGCTCACCTCCAGCAATGACCCGCCGGACAACCGTTCCTCGGGCGGTATATCTGAGGTCGAATCGGCCATTGCAGAGCCAGTCGCCCCATCGGCAGCGGTTAGGGAGGATGACTCCACATCAGCCTGGGCCGGAACCCGCACCGGAGCCGACTGCACCAGGGTGTGCCACGTATCAGCCTCGTCCTCATAGCCTAGTTCTACCCGGTAATGGCGATGGGCGCGGGCAATGGGCAGATGTTGATCGCCCATTGCCACCGTAGCGCAGGCCCAGATTTGGGCGGCGGCGGGTAGGTTTACCGGAGTCTCATCATCCGCGTCGTGCAGCTTGAGAAAGGTGGAGTATCGGCGATCCGCCAGGATGCTCACCTCTGAGGGGGGCAACTCCCAATAGACATAGGCGGCTGTGCTAGTTCGAGGTGTGAGAATGATACGGCGCTGGGCCATTGCCGTTACGTCGGTGCCTAGCGTGACCGTTGCTAAAGGGATAGGCACGCTGAGATCCCTCTCCTCCTCGGCGATCCTAGGGGCTGTGGGCGCATCGATGCTTGGAGGCGCTTCTTCCACTCCCCTCACGGTGGCTAGGCCTTTAGCCCGATCACCCTCAACCGGATTTCCTAGCCCAAGACCGCGATCTGACTTAGGTGTAGCTACAGTCTTCGCTGAAGGAGGAGCCGCCTCGCGCAGTCGCCACCACAGCAACGCACCCAACCCAGGAAGCGCTAAAATCCACGGCCACCAGGGTACATCGCGGCCAGCGCCCTCTGGGGATATCACCTCCTGGGAAGGCCCATCCACCGAGGCCAACAACCGCTGATCGGAGGCGAGAACGGCGGAGCCAGAAAACACAATAGCCACCGTGAATCCGAGCAATGCAGCGGATAACGGCGGAGAAACACGGTGGCGGTGGGTCATCGCTAGGGTACAGGGCACAAGGGCCAGAAAAAGGCGAATTGCCCTTGGGGGGCTCACATACTGTAACGGTAACAGTTCCCAGGCTCAACCCCATCTACCCTAGCCTGCCGAGGGCTAGGCTGACCGATTCTCCCCAGCCCCACCAAGGGCAATGGAAGGCCAAAGGACAAAACTCTGGAACGGTGTTAACCCCATGGAGCGAAGCAGCGAGATTCGCTCTAGGCATAGGGGGGCTAGTCATGGGGATTAGTCATGGGAGCCTATTCATACAAAAACCAGCCCCCTGAAAGGGAGGCTGGGAAAGGTTGGTCGTTCCATCTATGGTCGTTGTACCAAGTGTACGAAGAAAAGATAAGGAACCCGTAAGAAGTGGCACCCAAATAACGTCCAGAAAATACCCCTTGGCCATCAGCGTTGTTCCATCTCCCTTGCTCGTTAAGATTCTTTACTTATTAGTCTCTTATGATCTCCCCCTAGCATCTCTTGCTAGACAGATGTGCGGTATAAACATGAAGTAGCGTTTCGTCTGATACGAATGCTACCAAGTTCGGAAAAGTCTTAAAAGATTCTTGAGGAGTGGGGTAAATGCCTCTAACAAAACGTTGTGCCGCTGAATTTTTCGGCACGTTATGGCTGGTATTGGGTGGCTGCGGTAGTGCGGTCTTTGCCGCCAAGTTTTTGGTGGATGAGACACAGTTGGGCCTGGGCTTCTTGGGCGTCTCCCTCGCCTTCGGTCTAACCGTGCTTACCATGGCCTACGCGATTGGCCACATCTCTGGCTGCCATCTCAACCCGGCGGTGTCCTTTGGTCTGTGGGCCGGGGGCCGCTTCCCCAGCAGCGAACTGCTGCCCTATATCGCCTCCCAAGTGGTGGGGGCCATTGTGGGTGCTGGGATTATCTACCTGATCGCTAGTGGTCAGCCTGACTTCGTGATTGACAACACCAGCGGCAACCCCTTGGCTACCAACGGCTTTGGGGTGCATTCTCCCGGTGGCTATAGCCTGTTTGCTGCCCTGATCACCGAAGTGGTGATGACCTTCTTCTTCCTGATGATCATCCTCGGTGCCACAGATTTCCGGGCTCCGGCGGGTCTGGCCCCCATCGCTATTGGTATGGCCCTCACCCTCATTCACCTGATCAGCATTCCTGTCACCAATACCTCGGTGAACCCGGCCCGCAGCACTGGCCCTGCCCTGTTTGTCGGTGGCCCGCTGCTGGCTCAGCTCTGGCTGTTCTGGGTGGCTCCCATCGTGGGTGCTCTGCTGGCAGGTTGGGTCTATTCCAACTTCTTTGAGGCCGAAAGCCCCAAGGATATTGCAGCTGAGTAGACCGCTTTGTGGCGAGAGGCTGATGGTTTAGTCAAAAAATAGCCTGTTTGCCGTTTAGCTTAACCCTAGCCCGGTGCGAAGACGGGCTGATAAGAACCCTAAAGTGCGCTGGAATCTTTCTTCGGCGCACTTTTTTATGCGCTTAGATTAAACAATCAGACCACCATAGATGGCCCAGGGTAAGGCCACAAATCCTAGGGCAATGGCTCCGGCTAGCAGCGCACTCACCCCATAGGCGAGGGGCCGAATTCCTGCATGGAGTGCCCCCAAAGACTGCACCGCACTCCAAACCCCATGACGTAGGTGAAACCCCAGCCCCAGCAACACTGCCGAGTAGCCCAGAACATAGGGCAATTTATGGAAGACTTCCACGACCAGTCGCGCCAAATCCCTCGCCGCGTGGCCGTCCAACTCCGTGGAGTAATAGGGGCCAAACTTGAACGTCCACAGGTGTAGACCCAGAAACACCGCTAGGATCGATCCTGTGATGATCATGGTGCGAGAACTGAGCGATTGATAGCTGTTTTCGCCCACGGATTGATACTCGGCGTAGCCCTCTGGCCGTGCCCGTAGCCGTCCTACAAATACGCTCATGCCTACTCCAATATGGAGCAGCGCAATACCCACAAGCAGCCCCTCTACTGCATAAAGCAGCACACCCCAACGGGCTAAATGCTCGGCATAGGCATTGTAGGCATCATGGCCCAAAAATAACAGCAGATTGCCCGCCATGTGCACCAGCACAAAGCCTGCCAGGGCCAGACCCGTTGCGCCAGAAATCAGCTTTTTGCCAATGGGCGACCGATAAAACCGCACCAGCGGCGACTGAGGCTTAACTGCGTGGGAGGCTGGGGTTTTAAGAACGTTAGTCATTTAAGAACGTTAGTCATAGGATGTCGGGCAGAGCAAAGAGTCGTTAGATACAGTTCCTAGGAACCCAGGGGCGAAGTGGGATAACTGGCAGGGGCAAACCTAGGGCTTTGATGTGTGTGAGGGCAGTCGTCAACGCTAGATTGCTAGGGTGGGGCTAGGCGATAGCGATCCTGCACAGGGGGCAATTTTAACCTCGATGGGATGGCTAGAACCCCTCGGAGGGTTGAGAGTGAATCTATCGCATTTAAGATAGCCCAATCACGTATTTTCTCCATTCTTGGTGAACACCGCTGTGGATGTGGCGAGTGACTTCAAAATAGAGGCTGCTGTGAGGTTTGCGTGGCTGGGTTAGCAAGGGCATTTCCGCTTCTCTGGGGGTGCGGTTGCCCTTTTTCACATTGCAGCGCACGCAGGCTGCCACCATGTTTTCCCAGGTTTCGCCGCCGCCGCGAGAACGAGGCACAACGTGATCTAACGTCAGCCCCTCACCGCCGTTGTAGCCACAGTATTGGCAAGTGTGATGATCCCGCTGAAGCAGGTTGCGACGGGTGAGGGGAATATCTTTGTAGGGCACGCGCACATAGTGGCGCAGGCGAATCACTGTTGGCAGCGGAAACCCGGCATAAATGTACTTGCCGTTGTGCTCTAGCTGTTCGGCTTTGTCTTTAATCAGCAGTACCGCAGCGCGCCGCCAACTCGTGATGTTGAGTGGCTCATAGGAGGCGTTGAGTACCAGAACCTTACTCATCCGCGTCGATTGGGGTAGGGGGAAGATTAGCCCGATGGTAGCACAGATACCCAGAGCCGGGGTTGGCCTACGCAACTGGTGCCACCAGGCTGTATCTTGCGCCTTGAGCACCACCCATGCCTGGATGCAGTAGATATGTTTCAATTTACATGTTTTATACCGCGATTTTGAATGATGCAAAACCCAGAGAAATCTCTAGAAAGCTTACTATAGCTGCATCTTGGCTCTAAAGCATGACTACGCCAGTTCAAAGAGCTTGATAGAGAAAAGTATAAAAGATACATCTAAAATACTTAGATGACTAAAGTTTAAAACGCAGATTCCTGACTCAGCTTGTTTTTTTGATCTGTGCATCCTACTAAAATCATACATTTTTGATTGAAATGTAGAATTTCAGTAAATCCTGGATGTTGTGGGATTGCACTCCTGGATGGCATGAACTACTGTAATGATAGGCATAGAGAAAAATCGATTTGTCTCTCAGTCGATTTTTCTGAACCAGCCAACTTTTTGACAAATAGCATTGACTATCCATTGACAAAATGGCAGTGGATAATCAATGCTGCTGTAAACTGAACCTCTTTCTTTTAGCGATTTCCCCTGCCCTGACTGATTTAAAGCACGGAGAAGACAGAAATGTCAGCATTAGAAGTATCAGAACCCGATCTTGATGTTCACTTATTACAAGATGGATTTGCTATAGAGAGAGGTGTATTGAGCGCAGAAGAAATCCAAAGACTGCGAATTTCCTTGAAGGCTTACTTTCGATTAGAGGGCAAGCAAAATTTCTATGGAGTTACTCAGTCAAATGCAGCTATCAAGATCCCTGACATTAGCTGGATTTGCTACCATGATAAAATCCTCGATGGTGTTCGTAGATCGCTAGGCACTGCGGATATTATGTTCACGAGCCACTGTGATGCCCACGTCAGAACCTTAGCACAATGGCATAAAGACGATGGGGAAAGCTCCAATCCAGGAGGGTATTTTGGCCAAACTACCTACGATATCCCCGATTGCAGAGTATATAAGGTTGCCGTTTATTTACAGGATCATCGCCATAATCGGAGTGGGCTAACGGTACGACGAGGCTCGCATCGACGGGCTTCCCTCGTTGAGGGAGAATCTGTCTGCCTAGATACTGCCGCAGGAGATATTGTCATTTTTGACGTGCGCTTAACCCACCGAGGCCAAACCGCATCTCTACCCATAAGAATGGCTAAGCGATCCCTGAACTCCCTTCAATCAGCATTTAGCAAACTAGAGTCATACTTCCCCTTTTATTCTCAAGCCAAGCTGCCTAATCTATCTTTTCATCAAGCAGGCGAGCGCATGGCTATTTTTTTCACCTTTGGGTTGCCCAACACATTTACTCAAAACTTTGCCATTGCCAATATGGCTCGTCAATGTCGAGAGTCGGGCTGTGAAAATTTTTTGCTTCCGCCCGATGTACGCCAAGCGTTTCTTCAAAAAGGCGTTCTCCTTGCTGAAGATGTATTTACCGCCTCACAGATGGGTTTCTAGATCGTGAAAAGTCGCTAAGTTCGGCGTTATAAGCGCCAATAATGCAAAGGCTGAATCTGATGAGTGATGTATTCATTGATAATGGAGTGAGAAGTAATAGCTAGCATGGGGTTCAGACTCAGTTCACACTTAGAAGAACTCAGCGCCCCTGCTTTCGGTAGTGCTAGATACGGAAGCGAAAATTAAAGACAGGGAATCTAGATAAAATATCTGGCCTAGTGCTGCCGTTAGGGCGGGTTTTCCCGGAAGATGGAGGGAGGGAACCTCAGGAGAAACTACCGTGATCGCCCCAGCCCATAACCCCCAAACCAATGCGATTCAGTATGAAGCGAAGACCCTGGCTATTGCCAACGCGCTATTATTAGCCAGCCGCGAGAAAAAGAATATTTTTGCCCAAATGCGCGACCAAATGCGCTGGGACGACAAAATTATGGACTTTGCCATGGGGAATCCTGGCTTGAAAGTCCAACTCTTTCGCTTTATTGACGCTCTACCCGCCCTGCGCAGCAAGCCAGAAATTGCCCGTCACCTGCAAGAGTACCTATCCGCCGAAGAGGTGGAGCTACCCGCTGCCCTGAAGGGACTGTTGAACTTCACGAACCCCGATTCCGTTCCTGGTCAACTGGCGGCGACCACGGTGGCCCCGGCGGTGGAAACCCTGGCCTACCGCTACATTTCCGGCGACACCATCGAGAAATCCATCAAGGCCATCGAGCGAATGCGGAAGGACAAGCTCACCTTCACCATGGATTTGCTGGGCGAAGCGGTGATCACCGAAACCGAAGCCCAGGCCTATTTGCGACGCTACCTGGATTTGATGGAGCAGTTGTCCGCTGCGGCGAAAAGTTGGAAGCCCGTAGATATCATCGATACCGCTGACGGCAAGGAAATTCCCAAAGTCCAGGTTTCCGTCAAGCTCACGGCCTTCTATTCCCAGTTCGACCCGCTGGATGCGGCGGGCAGTCGGGCCAAGGTAAGCGAGCACATCCGTACCCTGCTGCGACGGGCTAAGGAACTGGGTGTGGCGGTGCATTTCGACATGGAGCAGTACCGCTACAAGGCGCTGACCCTGGCGATTTTGAAGGACATTTTGATGGAGGCGGAGTTCCGCCAACGGGACGACATTGGCGTGACCCTGCAAGCCTACCTGCGCGACAGCTACCACGACCTGAAAGACCTGGTGCTGTGGGCCAAAAATCGCGCCACCCCCGTCACCGTGCGCCTGGTGAAAGGAGCCTACTGGGATCAGGAGACCATCACGGCGCGGCAAAACGGCTGGCCCAGCCCGGTCTACAGCGAAAAGATCTCCACCGATGCCAACTACGAGCGCATGACCCGCCTGCTGCTGGAGAACCACGGCACCCTCTACGCCGCCATCGGTAGCCACAATGTGCGCTCCCAGGCCCACGCCATGGCCATCGCGGAGGAACTCAACATTCCCCGTCGCCACATCGAGCTACAGGTGCTCTACGGCATGGCCGACAAACTGGCCAAAACCCTGGCCGACAAGGGCTTTCGGGTGCGGGTCTATGCCCCCTTTGGGGAACTGATTCCGGGGATGTCCTACCTGATTCGGCGACTGTTGGAGAATACGGCCAACAGCTCCTTCCTGAAGCAAAGCCAGGAAGACGTGCCCGTCGAAAACCTGCTGGCGGCTCCAGAATTTGTGGGCGAAGACATCGAAGGAGCCGAGCGGCAACCCGTGGCGGTGCCCTTCCCCAATGCGGCGGATATTGATTTTGCCGTAGCTACCCAGCGCACCCTGTCCGCCGAAGCCCTGAAAACCGTCCACGCCCAACTGGGCCAGCGCTACAACCCGATCATCAACGGCGAATCCCTGGACACCGAGTTGGTAGTGGACTCCGTTAACCCCGCCAAACCTGCGGAAATTGTCGGCAAACTGGGCCTCGCCAGCCAAGAACAGGCCGACCAAGCCATCGCCGCCGCCAAAGCTGCCTTCCCCGCCTGGGCCGCCACTCCGGCGAAGGAACGAGCCGCCATTCTGCGCCGCGCCGCCGACATTATGGAAGCCCGCCGCCACGAACTGAATGCCTGGATGGTCTATGAGGTGGGCAAACCCCTAGGGCAGGCCGACCCAGAGGTGTCCGAGGCCATCGACTTCTGCCGCTACTACGCCGACGAAATGGAGCGCCTAGACGCGGGCTACGCCTACGACTATCCCGGCGAAACCAACCGCTATCGGTACTTCCCCCGTGGGCTGGCGGTGGTAATTTCTCCCTGGAACTTCCCGCTGGCCATCGCCACGGGCATGACCGTCGCCGCCCTCGTCACCGGGAACTGCACCATCCTCAAACCCGCCGAAAACTCTGCGGTCATCGCCGCCAAGCTGGCCGAAATCCTGATCGAAGCTGGGATGCCACCTGGGGTGTTTCAATACCTGCCCGCCAAGGGTTCCACCGTGGGGGCGCACCTGGTCAACCACCCCGATGTCCACATGATCGCCTTCACGGGTTCCCGCGAAGTGGGCTGTCGCATCTACGCCGAAGCGGCCCAGTGGCGACCGGGGCAGCGCCACCTCAAGCGCGTGATCGCCGAAATGGGCGGCAAAAACGCCATCATCATCGACGAAAGCGCCGACCTCGACCAAGCCGTGCAGGGGGTGGTCTACTCCGCCTTTGGCTTCAGTGGCCAAAAGTGTTCCGCCTGCTCCCGCGCCATCG contains:
- a CDS encoding HNH endonuclease, which encodes MSKVLVLNASYEPLNITSWRRAAVLLIKDKAEQLEHNGKYIYAGFPLPTVIRLRHYVRVPYKDIPLTRRNLLQRDHHTCQYCGYNGGEGLTLDHVVPRSRGGGETWENMVAACVRCNVKKGNRTPREAEMPLLTQPRKPHSSLYFEVTRHIHSGVHQEWRKYVIGLS
- a CDS encoding succinate dehydrogenase cytochrome b subunit codes for the protein MTNVLKTPASHAVKPQSPLVRFYRSPIGKKLISGATGLALAGFVLVHMAGNLLLFLGHDAYNAYAEHLARWGVLLYAVEGLLVGIALLHIGVGMSVFVGRLRARPEGYAEYQSVGENSYQSLSSRTMIITGSILAVFLGLHLWTFKFGPYYSTELDGHAARDLARLVVEVFHKLPYVLGYSAVLLGLGFHLRHGVWSAVQSLGALHAGIRPLAYGVSALLAGAIALGFVALPWAIYGGLIV
- the aqpZ gene encoding aquaporin Z; this encodes MPLTKRCAAEFFGTLWLVLGGCGSAVFAAKFLVDETQLGLGFLGVSLAFGLTVLTMAYAIGHISGCHLNPAVSFGLWAGGRFPSSELLPYIASQVVGAIVGAGIIYLIASGQPDFVIDNTSGNPLATNGFGVHSPGGYSLFAALITEVVMTFFFLMIILGATDFRAPAGLAPIAIGMALTLIHLISIPVTNTSVNPARSTGPALFVGGPLLAQLWLFWVAPIVGALLAGWVYSNFFEAESPKDIAAE
- a CDS encoding DUF4912 domain-containing protein — protein: MTHRHRVSPPLSAALLGFTVAIVFSGSAVLASDQRLLASVDGPSQEVISPEGAGRDVPWWPWILALPGLGALLWWRLREAAPPSAKTVATPKSDRGLGLGNPVEGDRAKGLATVRGVEEAPPSIDAPTAPRIAEEERDLSVPIPLATVTLGTDVTAMAQRRIILTPRTSTAAYVYWELPPSEVSILADRRYSTFLKLHDADDETPVNLPAAAQIWACATVAMGDQHLPIARAHRHYRVELGYEDEADTWHTLVQSAPVRVPAQADVESSSLTAADGATGSAMADSTSDIPPEERLSGGSLLEVSTPDPTQPPNASHIPGLTEVSISVAPAAIPRTSSAPARASLTAATCRSAEADWELSADQVNDLRTGKRRLTVRLYDVTELPGGFSLGPNSVQEFEVDLVPQASLTLPIAIDDRDYLIEVGYLTGSGQWQVLAKSSPVRVPAC
- the pruA gene encoding L-glutamate gamma-semialdehyde dehydrogenase, producing MIAPAHNPQTNAIQYEAKTLAIANALLLASREKKNIFAQMRDQMRWDDKIMDFAMGNPGLKVQLFRFIDALPALRSKPEIARHLQEYLSAEEVELPAALKGLLNFTNPDSVPGQLAATTVAPAVETLAYRYISGDTIEKSIKAIERMRKDKLTFTMDLLGEAVITETEAQAYLRRYLDLMEQLSAAAKSWKPVDIIDTADGKEIPKVQVSVKLTAFYSQFDPLDAAGSRAKVSEHIRTLLRRAKELGVAVHFDMEQYRYKALTLAILKDILMEAEFRQRDDIGVTLQAYLRDSYHDLKDLVLWAKNRATPVTVRLVKGAYWDQETITARQNGWPSPVYSEKISTDANYERMTRLLLENHGTLYAAIGSHNVRSQAHAMAIAEELNIPRRHIELQVLYGMADKLAKTLADKGFRVRVYAPFGELIPGMSYLIRRLLENTANSSFLKQSQEDVPVENLLAAPEFVGEDIEGAERQPVAVPFPNAADIDFAVATQRTLSAEALKTVHAQLGQRYNPIINGESLDTELVVDSVNPAKPAEIVGKLGLASQEQADQAIAAAKAAFPAWAATPAKERAAILRRAADIMEARRHELNAWMVYEVGKPLGQADPEVSEAIDFCRYYADEMERLDAGYAYDYPGETNRYRYFPRGLAVVISPWNFPLAIATGMTVAALVTGNCTILKPAENSAVIAAKLAEILIEAGMPPGVFQYLPAKGSTVGAHLVNHPDVHMIAFTGSREVGCRIYAEAAQWRPGQRHLKRVIAEMGGKNAIIIDESADLDQAVQGVVYSAFGFSGQKCSACSRAIVVASVYDTFVHRLVEATRSLNVGDPAQPSTKVGPVIDAKAQANIQQYIEKGKAEATLALEMPAPATGYFVGPTVFTDVQPDAVIAQEEIFGPVLAVIKAQDFDDALRIANDTDYGLTGGLYSRTPSHIERVQTELAVGNIYINRGITGAIVSRHPFGGGKMSGVGSKAGGPDYLLQFLEPRHVSENVQRQGFAPIEGVD